One region of Primulina tabacum isolate GXHZ01 chromosome 1, ASM2559414v2, whole genome shotgun sequence genomic DNA includes:
- the LOC142520053 gene encoding protein SOSEKI 1-like isoform X1, which produces METQGIGAEARRLNVVYFLSRKGCIEHPHLIRIHHLSRNGVRLRDVKRWLGDLRGKDMPESFSWSYKRRYKTGYVWQDLFDDDLVTPISDNEYVVKGSEISSAIINRDFACTQKKSAMQKGKQPAKDQKTDENQSHSSETSSHVPRRSSSEIEEEPLFFGSETSTLTDDCTKLEMEKNSDTAVHKKQVKKPETLETLWTSDDYKLKINKKDKSRSNRVKISEKISDTPADSSNNSSEARFTKSKTYSTGASNIFRNLMSCGALSTNDSAVVMINKQKNYPLLNVCSSDQRNVDSSQICKRDKLGGSHRIYGTPKLTQSQWSGRKSCDGVMDSTKNKIEFNDQRVPCAATFKPINWPNCSQCGKPFKPEKLHVHMKSCRAIKSNSKEAANSPASKIKI; this is translated from the exons ATGGAGACACAAGGGATCGGGGCGGAAGCGAGGCGGCTCAATGTTGTCTACTTTCTTAGTCGAAAGGGCTGTATCGAACACCCTCATCTCATTCGAATCCATCATCTTTCAAGAAATGGGGTTCGGCTGCGAG ACGTTAAGAGATGGCTGGGAGATTTGCGTGGAAAAGACATGCCAGAATCTTTTTCTTGGTCATACAAGAG GAGATATAAGACCGGCTATGTGTGGCAAGATTTATTTGATGATGATCTTGTTACTCCAATCTCAGACAATGAATATGTTGTCAAAGGATCAGAGATTTCTTCCGCTATTATCAACAGAG ACTTTGCATGCACTCAGAAAAAATCTGCAATGCAAAAAGGTAAGCAACCAGCAAAAGATCAAAAAACAGACGAAAACCAAAGCCATTCATCAGAAACTTCGTCACATGTCCCAAGAAGATCTTCATCCGAAATCGAAGAAGAACCCCTCTTCTTTGGCTCCGAGACATCCACATTGACGGATGACTGTACAAAACTTGAAATGGAGAAGAATTCAGACACAGCAGTACACAAGAAACAAGTGAAAAAACCCGAAACACTGGAGACTTTGTGGACTTCCGACGACTACAAGCTCAAGATCAACAAGAAAGACAAGAGCAGAAGCAATAGAGTTAAGATCAGTGAAAAGATTAGTGACACACCAGCTGATTCATCCAACAATTCCTCCGAGGCTCGTTTTACGAAAAGCAAGACCTACTCTACTGGTGCATCAAACATCTTTCGGAACTTGATGAGTTGCGGTGCTTTGAGTACTAACGATTCAGCAGTGGTGATGATCAATAAGCAAAAAAATTACCCTTTATTGAATGTGTGTTCTAGTGATCAAAGAAATGTTGATTCATCACAAATATGCAAAAGGGATAAGCTTGGAGGCTCTCATAGGATCTATGGGACTCCTAAATTGACTCAATCCCAATGGAGCGGCAG GAAGAGTTGCGATGGGGTGATGGATTCAACAAAGAACAAGATTGAATTCAATGATCAAAGGGTGCCTTGTGCTGCTACTTTCAAGCCTATAAATTGGCCAAATTGCTC GCAATGTGGGAAGCCTTTCAAGCCAGAAAAGCTTCATGTGCACATGAAATCTTGCAGGGCTATCAAATCAAACTCCAAGGAAGCTGCAAACTCTCCTGCTTCGAAGATCAAGATTTAG
- the LOC142520053 gene encoding protein SOSEKI 1-like isoform X2 — METQGIGAEARRLNVVYFLSRKGCIEHPHLIRIHHLSRNGVRLRDVKRWLGDLRGKDMPESFSWSYKRRYKTGYVWQDLFDDDLVTPISDNEYVVKGSEISSAIINRDFACTQKKSAMQKGKQPAKDQKTDENQSHSSETSSHVPRRSSSEIEEEPLFFGSETSTLTDDCTKLEMEKNSDTAVHKKQVKKPETLETLWTSDDYKLKINKKDKSRSNRVKISEKISDTPADSSNNSSEARFTKSKTYSTGASNIFRNLMSCGALSTNDSAVVMINKQKNYPLLNVCSSDQRNVDSSQICKRDKLGGSHRIYGTPKLTQSQWSGRKSCDGVMDSTKNKIEFNDQRVPCAATFKPINWPNCSIS; from the exons ATGGAGACACAAGGGATCGGGGCGGAAGCGAGGCGGCTCAATGTTGTCTACTTTCTTAGTCGAAAGGGCTGTATCGAACACCCTCATCTCATTCGAATCCATCATCTTTCAAGAAATGGGGTTCGGCTGCGAG ACGTTAAGAGATGGCTGGGAGATTTGCGTGGAAAAGACATGCCAGAATCTTTTTCTTGGTCATACAAGAG GAGATATAAGACCGGCTATGTGTGGCAAGATTTATTTGATGATGATCTTGTTACTCCAATCTCAGACAATGAATATGTTGTCAAAGGATCAGAGATTTCTTCCGCTATTATCAACAGAG ACTTTGCATGCACTCAGAAAAAATCTGCAATGCAAAAAGGTAAGCAACCAGCAAAAGATCAAAAAACAGACGAAAACCAAAGCCATTCATCAGAAACTTCGTCACATGTCCCAAGAAGATCTTCATCCGAAATCGAAGAAGAACCCCTCTTCTTTGGCTCCGAGACATCCACATTGACGGATGACTGTACAAAACTTGAAATGGAGAAGAATTCAGACACAGCAGTACACAAGAAACAAGTGAAAAAACCCGAAACACTGGAGACTTTGTGGACTTCCGACGACTACAAGCTCAAGATCAACAAGAAAGACAAGAGCAGAAGCAATAGAGTTAAGATCAGTGAAAAGATTAGTGACACACCAGCTGATTCATCCAACAATTCCTCCGAGGCTCGTTTTACGAAAAGCAAGACCTACTCTACTGGTGCATCAAACATCTTTCGGAACTTGATGAGTTGCGGTGCTTTGAGTACTAACGATTCAGCAGTGGTGATGATCAATAAGCAAAAAAATTACCCTTTATTGAATGTGTGTTCTAGTGATCAAAGAAATGTTGATTCATCACAAATATGCAAAAGGGATAAGCTTGGAGGCTCTCATAGGATCTATGGGACTCCTAAATTGACTCAATCCCAATGGAGCGGCAG GAAGAGTTGCGATGGGGTGATGGATTCAACAAAGAACAAGATTGAATTCAATGATCAAAGGGTGCCTTGTGCTGCTACTTTCAAGCCTATAAATTGGCCAAATTGCTC GATTTCATAA
- the LOC142551782 gene encoding serine/threonine-protein phosphatase PP2A-2 catalytic subunit-like: MSADLAAASTHGNLDEQIAQLMQCKPLSEPEVRTLCDKAKEILMTESNVQPVKSPVTICGDIHGQFHDLAELFRIGGKCPDTNYLFMGDYVDRGYYSVETVTLLVALKVRYPERITILRGNHESRQITQVYGFYDECLRKYGNANVWKTFTDLFDYFPLTALVESEIFCLHGGLSPSIETLDNIRNFDRVQEVPHEGPMCDLLWSDPDDRCGWGISPRGAGYTFGQDISEQFNHTNNLKLIARAHQLVMEGYNWAHEQKVVTIFSAPNYCYRCGNMASILEVDEGREHTFIQFEPAPRRGEPDVTRRTPDYFL, from the exons ATGAGCGCGGATCTGGCAGCTGCGAGCACGCATGGAAATCTGGACGAACAGATTGCTCAGCTTATGCAGTGCAAGCCTTTGTCTGAGCCCGAG GTTAGGACCTTATGCGATAAGGCTAAAGAGATACTAATGACGGAAAGCAATGTCCAG CCTGTAAAAAGCCCTGTGACAATTTGTGGTGATATTCATGGACAATTTCATGATCTTGCTGAACTCTTCCGAATCGGCGGGAAG TGCCCGGACACAAATTATCTGTTTATGGGAGATTATGTTGATCGGGGCTATTATTCGGTTGAAACTGTAACT CTTCTAGTAGCACTGAAAGTGCGTTATCCAGAACGGATCACAATTCTCAGAGGAAATCATGAAAGTAGACAG ATAACTCAAGTCTATGGGTTTTATGATGAATGCCTGCGAAA atatgggaatgctaatgTATGGAAGACATTCACGGATCTGTTTGACTATTTCCCTCTGACTGCCTTG GTTGAATCAGAAATATTTTGTCTGCATGGTGGACTATCTCCCTCTATCGAAACCCTTGATAATATAAGAAACTTTGATCGTGTTCAAGAAGTACCACATGAAGGTCCAATGTGTGATTTGTTGTGGTCTGATCCTGATGATCGCTGTGGTTGGGGCATCTCCCCTCGCGGTGCTGGATACACTTTTGGCCAG GACATATCAGAGCAATTCAATCACACCAATAATTTGAAGCTTATTGCTAGAGCTCATCAGCTAGTTATGGAGGGGTACAACTGGGCCCAT GAACAAAAGGTCGTCACTATTTTTAGTGCTCCAAATTATTGTTATCGCTGCGGAAATATGGCGTCCATTTTGGAAGTTGATGAGGGCAGAGAGCACACATTTATCCAG TTTGAGCCAGCTCCTAGGAGAGGAGAACCTGACGTAACTCGAAGAACACCAGATTATTTCTTGTGA